The genomic DNA TGGAACACCACGCCAACTTGGTTCCGTGGCAGGAGCTATGTGCTCGCACTGGGGCTACGTTGAAGTGGTACTCCATGACCGAAGATGGCCGCATCGATCTTGATTCGCTCGAGCTCGATGATTCGGTCAAGGTCGTTGCGTTTACCAACCAGTCCAATGTCACTGGCGCGGTGGCGGACGTTGACGAGCTGGTGCGCCGTGCTCGTGCGGTAGGCGCCATGGTTGTCGTGGATGCCTGCCAGTCGGTGCCTCATATGGCGGTAGATTTCCACGCTTTGGATGTGGACTTCGCAGCCTTTTCCGGCCATAAGATGTGCGGTCCTAACGGCGTTGGTGTGCTGTACGGCAAGGAGGAATTGCTCAAGAAGCTCCCGCCTTTCCTAACCGGTGGCTCCATGATTGAGATCGTCAAGATGGAAGAGACCACCTTTGCCGAGCCGCCGACGCGCTTTGAAGCAGGCACGCAGATGACCAGCCAGGTCGTTGGCCTTGGTGCAGCGGTGAAGTTCTTGGAAGAAGTGGGCATGGACAATATCCACGCGCACGAAAAGAAGCTAACCGAGCGCGCTTTGCGCCAGCTCAAGGAAATCCCCGGTCTGCGCATTATTGGTCCAGAGGACACTGAAAATCGTGGTGGCGCTGTTTCCTTTACCGTGGAAGGCGTTCACCCGCACGACTTAGGCCAGGTTCTCGATGACCATGGTGTGGCCATTCGCGTTGGACACCACTGTGCGTGGCCATTGCACCGTGCCTGTGGGGCTCAGTCCACCGCTCGCGCTAGCTTCTACCTCTATAACACTGAGGAAGAGGTAGATAAGCTAGTGGAAGCAATCAAGGCCGCCCGCGAATTCTTTGGAGTTGCCTCATGAACCTAGATTCCATGTACCAGGACGTCATCCTGGATCACTATAAGAACCCCCAGCACGCTGGCCTGAGGGATCCGTATCAAGCAGAGGTTCATCACGTGAATCCTTCTTGCGGCGATGAGCTGACCTTGCGCGTTCGTCTATCTGAGGACGGCAAGACCGTAGAGGACGTCTCCTATGACGCGGAAGGCTGCTCCATTTCGCAGGCCTCTACCTCGGTTATGGCGGAAGAAATCGTTGGGCTGCCCCTTGCGGAAGCCAATGAGAAGCTGGCCGAGTTTGAAAAGATGATCACCTCACGCGGCAAGGAAGAAGGCGATGAAGACCTTATTGGTGATGGCGTTGCCTTCGCCGGAGTATCCCAGTACCCAGCGCGTGTCAAGTGCGCGCTCCTCGGATGGAAGGCCTTCCAGGCCGCTTCCGCCGATGCACTAACTGAAGTGGAGAATTAGATGACCGATCCCGTAG from Corynebacterium tuberculostearicum includes the following:
- a CDS encoding cysteine desulfurase; translation: MTGFDVNAIREQFPILQRTVRGDKPLVYLDSGATSQRPLPVWKAEEEFVLHTNAPVHRGSYQLAEEADDAYESARQAIAAFVGADRDEIAFTKNATEALNEVAYVLSDERAGDLYVGEGDTVVITELEHHANLVPWQELCARTGATLKWYSMTEDGRIDLDSLELDDSVKVVAFTNQSNVTGAVADVDELVRRARAVGAMVVVDACQSVPHMAVDFHALDVDFAAFSGHKMCGPNGVGVLYGKEELLKKLPPFLTGGSMIEIVKMEETTFAEPPTRFEAGTQMTSQVVGLGAAVKFLEEVGMDNIHAHEKKLTERALRQLKEIPGLRIIGPEDTENRGGAVSFTVEGVHPHDLGQVLDDHGVAIRVGHHCAWPLHRACGAQSTARASFYLYNTEEEVDKLVEAIKAAREFFGVAS
- the sufU gene encoding Fe-S cluster assembly sulfur transfer protein SufU — encoded protein: MNLDSMYQDVILDHYKNPQHAGLRDPYQAEVHHVNPSCGDELTLRVRLSEDGKTVEDVSYDAEGCSISQASTSVMAEEIVGLPLAEANEKLAEFEKMITSRGKEEGDEDLIGDGVAFAGVSQYPARVKCALLGWKAFQAASADALTEVEN